GTCACCGAACTCGGGCAGCACGGAGGTGTAGTCGGAGACGTCGTAGCCGCCGTCGCGCAGCGGCGAGGCGAAGAAGGGCGGCAGCCACAGGCAGTCGACGCCGAGCCACTGGAGGTAGTCCAGCTTGGCGGTGAGCCCCTTGAGGTCCCCCACGCCGTCGCCGTTGCTGTCGTGGAAGGAGCGGACGAGGACCTCGTAGAACACCGCGCGCTTGAACCAGTCCGGATCGCGGTCCTTGGCGGGGGTGTCCTCGAAGAGGTCGTGGACGGGGTCGTTGATCATCATGAGGTGGGTGACCCTCCGGTGAGCGGGGACGGTCGCAGAGCGGAAAGCACGTGCGCGGGCGTACGGCCCGGTTCCAGACGCACGTAATTCGCCCTGCCCCAGTGATAGGTCTCGCCGGTGAGCTCGTCGCGCACCGCGAGGGACCCGTGCCAGTCGAGGCCGAGTACCGGCATGTCCAACGAGACCGTCGCCTCCTGGGTGTGGTGCGGGTCGAGGTTGACGACCACCAGGACGCAATGCGCTCCGCTGTGCTTCGAATAGGCGATCACCTGCTCGTTGTCCGTCGGGTGGAAATGGATGTCGCGCAGCTGCTGGAGCGCCGGATTGCGGCGGCGCAGCCGGTTCAGCGAGGTGATCAGCGGGGCGATGGTGCGGCCCTCGCGTTCGGCGGCGGCCCAGTCGCGCGGGCGCAGCTCGTACTTCTCGGAATCGAGGTATTCCTCGCTGCCCTCCTTCACCGGGGTGTTCTCGCACAGCTCGTAACCGGCGTAGACCCCCCAGGTGGGCGAGAGGGTCGCGGCCAGCACGGCCCTGATCTCGAAGGCGGGGCGGCCACCGGTCTGCAGGTACTCGTGCAGGATGTCCGGCGTATTGACGAAGAAATTGGGCCGCATGCAGGAAGCCGAATCACCCGACAGCTCGGTGACGTATTCGGTGAGTTCCCGCTTCGTATTGCGCCAGGTGAAGTACGTGTACGACTGCTGGAATCCGATCGCGGCCAGGGTGCGCATCATCGCGGGCCGGGTGAAGGCCTCGGCCAGGAAGATCACGTCGGGATCGCTCTTGTTGATGTCCGCGATCACCTTTTCCCAGAAGACCACCGGTTTGGTGTGCGGATTGTCGACCCGGAAGATGCGCACGCCGTGGTCCATCCAGTACCGCAGGATGCGCAGGGTCTCCTCGACGATTCCGCCCATGTCGGTGTCGAAGTGCACGGGATAGATGTCCTGGTACTTCTTCGGCGGGTTCTCCGCGTAGGCGACCGTCCCGTCCGCGCGGTGGCGGAACCACTCCGGGTGCTTCTCCACCCACGGGTGGTCCGGCGAGCACTGGAGGGCGAAGTCCAGCGCGATCTCCAGGCGCAGCTCGCGGGCCCGGGTCACGAACCGGTCGAAGTCCTCGATCGTGCCCAGCTCGGGGTGGACGGCGTCGTGCCCGCCCTCGGTCGAGCCGATGGCCCAGGGCACACCCGGGTCCCAACTCCCCGCGGACAGCGTGTTGTTGGGCCCCTTGCGGTACGTGCTCCCGATCGGGTGGATCGGCGGCAGGTACACCACGTCGAAGCCCATCGCGGCGACCGCCGCCAATCGCTCGGCGGCGGTCGCGAAGGTGCCGCTGACCGGGGCCTCGCCGGGCTCCAGCACCGCCCCCTCCGACCGCGGGAACAGCTCGTACCAGGCGCCGAAGAGGGCCCGCTTGCGCTCGACGAGCACGGCCAGCGGCTTCGCGGCGCTCACCAGCTCCCGGAAGGGCTTGCGGGCGAGCGCGGCGTCGACCGCCGGGGCCAGGGCGGCGGCGAGGCGCACCACGGCCGGACGGTCCTCGTCGCGCATCGCGTCGGCGGCGGCCAGCACCGCCTCGCGCCCGTCCCGCTTCGGGATCTTGGCGGCGACCCGCTCGTACAGCTCGGCGCCCTCCAGCAGCACCAGCTCGGCGTCGGTCCCGGCCGGGACCTTGACCGAGGCGTACGCGCGCCAGGTCGCGACCGGATCGCTCCACGCCTCGACGACGTACGTCCACCTCCCCTCGGTGTCGGCGGACACCCGGGCGCCCCACCGGTCGGTGCCGGGCGCCAGCTCGCACAACGGCACGGGCGGCCGCGGCCGGCCGCTCGGATCTCGCAGCACCACATGTGCCGCGACCGCGTCGTGTCCCTCGCGGAACACGGTGGCGGAGACTTCGAAGACCTCGTCCACGACCGCCTTGGCGGGTCTGGCGCCGCAGTCGACGGCGGGGCGGACGTCCAGCACGGGAATGCGACCGATCATGATGGGATCACCTGGGGGCAGTTCGCAGGGCTCGGTGACAACGGTCCAGCCGATGACCATCCGGCTGGTTGTGCACGCTCTGTTCGCTCTGTTTCTAGCCGCTCAGTGGACGGCTGGGCTGCGGGCATGGCCGCTCCTGTCCGCGTTCACTCGGGTGGCGGGAGGTGGGGCGGGGGGTGTGCCGTGCGCTGTGGTGCGGTGTGCCGTGTGCTGTACCCGGGGAGCCCTTCCCACTCTCGGCCCGCCCAACCCGCGCGCTTGGTTAACTACTCGTACGTAGGGACGAGCGCAAGGGACGGGGGTGCGCCCGGACCGCCCGAGACCTCGTCAGGTCGGCGCCGCCGAGCGGGCCTTGACCCGCGGCGGAGGCGTTATGGCCGCGGGCCCGGCGCGCCGCTAGCCTTCCCGGGGTGACACGCGGGTGCACAGCGTGGTGCGGCCGCTCCGGTGCGTATGCCCCTGCGAAGGTGGAGTCGTGAAGGCTATCCGTCGATTCACCGTGCGCCCTGTCCTGCCGGAACCCCTGCTGCCGCTCGCCGGCCTCGCGCGCAACCTGCGCTGGTCGTGGCACGGGGACACCCGGGAACTCTTCCAATCCGTCGACCCCGAGGGCTGGCTCGCCGCCGGGGGTGATCCCGTCCGGCTGCTGGGGGACGTACCCGTCGCCCGGCTGGAGGAACTCGCGCGGGACCGCAGGTTCCTGCGCCGCCTGCACGCGGCCGCCGCCGACCTCGATGACTACGTCCACGGCGACCGGTGGTACCAGGGGCAGGAGAACAGCGCCGAGCTGCCCGCCGCCATCGCCTACTTCTCGCCCGAGTTCGGGATCACCGCCGCGCTGCCGCAGTACTCCGGCGGGCTCGGGATCCTCGCCGGGGACCACCTCAAGGCCGCCAGTGACCTCGGCGTCCCGCTGATCGGCGTCGGCCTCCTCTACCGGCACGGGTACTTCCGCCAGTCCCTCTCCCGCGACGGCTGGCAGCAGGAGCACTACCCGGTCCTCGACCCCAACGAGCTGCCCGTCGCCCTGCTGCGCGGGCCCGACGACACCCCCGCCCGCGTCACCCTCGCCCTGCCCGGCGGCCGGTCCCTGCACGCGCACATCTGGCAGGTCCGGGTCGGCCGGGTGCCGTTGCTGCTCCTCGACTCCGACGTCGAGGACAACGACGCCGCCGCGCGCGAGGTGACCGACCGGCTCTACGGCGGCGGCAGCGAGCACCGGCTGCTCCAGGAGATGCTGCTCGGCATCGGCGGGGTCCGGGCCGTACGGACGTACTGCGCGCTCACCGGCCACCCGGACCCGGAGGTGTTCCACACCAACGAGGGGCACGCCGGTTTCCTCGGGCTCGAACGCATAAGGGAACTGGCGGGCGAGGGCCTGGCCTTCGACGCGGCCGTCGAGGCGGTCCGGGCGGGCACCGTGTTCACCACCCACACCCCGGTCCCCGCGGGCATCGACCGCTTCGAGCGGGGCCTGGTCGCCCGGCACTTCGCCGACGGCGGCGAGCTGACCGGCGTACCCGTGGACCGGATCCTCGAACTGGGCGCCGAGACCTACCCGGGCGGCGAACCCGGGGTCTTCAACATGGCCGTCATGGGGCTGCGGCTCGCCCAGCGCGCCAACGGGGTCTCCACCCTGCACGGCGCCGTCAGCCGCGGCATGTTCGCCGGACTGTGGCCGGGGTTCGACCCCGCCGACGTCCCCATCGTCTCCGTCACCAACGGGGTGCACGCGCCGACCTGGGTGGCCCCCGAGGTGGTGAAGCTCGGCGCCCGCCAGATCGGCGCGGGGCGCACCGAGGACGCCCTGTCCGTCGGCGGTTCGCAGCGCTGGGACGCGGTCGCCGACATCGCCGACCAGGACGTCTGGGACCTGCGCCGGGTGCTGCGCGAACAGCTCGTCCAGGAGGTCCGCGACCGGCTGCGCGCCTCCTGGCGCCAGCGCGGGGCCGGGGACGCCGAACTCGGCTGGGTGGATTCCGTACTCGACCCCGATGTGCTCACCATCGGTTTCGCGCGCCGGGTGCCCTCCTACAAGCGGCTCACGCTGATGCTGCGCGACCCGGACCGGCTGCGCAGGCTGCTGCTGGACCCGGACCGGCCCGTGCAGATCGTCGTCGCGGGCAAGGCGCACCCGGCCGACGACGGCGGCAAGCGGCTCGTGCAGGAGCTGGTGCGCTTCGCCGACGACCCGCGGGTGCGCCACCGCATCGTGTTCCTGCCCGACTACGGCATGGCCATGGCGCAGAAGCTCTACCCCGGCTGCGACGTGTGGCTGAACAATCCGCTGCGCCCGCTGGAGGCCTGCGGGACCAGCGGGATGAAGGCCGCGCTGAACGGCTGCCTCAACCTCTCGGTCCTGGACGGCTGGTGGGACGAGTGGTTCGAGCCGGACTTCGGCTGGGCGATCCCCACCGCCGACGGCTACGGAACCGACGAGGAACGGCGCGACGACGTCGAGGCGAACGCCCTCTACGACCTGATCGAGAACCGGGTCGCACCCCGCTTCTACGACCGGGGCGGACGCGGCGCGCTGCCCGTGCGGTGGATCGAGATGGTCCGGCGCACCCTCGTCTCCCTGGGGCCGAAGGTGCTCGCGGGACGCATGGTGCGCGAGTACGTGGAGCGGCTGTACGCACCGGCCGCGCTCGCCCACCGCGCCCTCACCCCCGACGCGGCCCGGGAACTCGCCGCCTGGAAGGGCCGGGTACGGGCCGCCTGGCCGCGGGTCGCCGCCCTGCACGTGGAGGCCCTGGCCGCCGGGCCCGCGGGACCCGTGGGCGCTGCCGCCGAACTGGGCTCCACCCTCACCCTGCGGGTCCAGGTCGCGCTGGACGTGCTCGGCCCCGACGAGGTCGAGGTACAGGCCGTAGCGGGGCGGGTGGACGCGCAGGACGTCATCGCCGGAGCGCGGACCTTCCCGCTGAAGCCCGCCGCCGGACCGGACCTGGAGGGCCGCTGGCTGTACGAGGGCCCGCTCGCCCTGGACCGTACGGGACCCTTCGGCTACACCGTCCGGATCCTGCCCGCCCACCCGCTGCTGGCCACCCCGGCCGAACTCGGCCTGGTCGCCGCCCCGGTGGACCCGCCGGCCGGCCCGTCCGCCGGGGCCGGGGTGGTGCTGCGCTGACGACGGGAAGTCAGGGGGCGGGCGGCGGATCGACCAGCCGCCCGCCCTCCACCAGCATCCCGGCCCGCTTGATGTTCCGCAGGGTCGGGATCACCTCCACCTGTTGGACGCCCTCCACCGCGCCGATCCGCTCGGTCAGATACGTGTAGAGCGCGTCCGTGTCCCGGCACACCACCACCGCGAGCAGGTTCGCCGAGCCCGTCACCGCGGCCGCGAACGGCACCTCGGGATGGGTGGCGAGCGCGGCGCCCACCTCCGCCAGCCGGGCGGGCGCCGCGGTGATCATCAAGGTGGCCTCCGCCTCGTACCCCAGCACGCCCGGGACGGTCTCCACGTCGAAGTAGACCGCGCCCAGCTCGCGCAGCCGGTCCAGGCGGCGGCGGGCGGTGGACTCCGACAGCCCCGAGGCCCGCGCCAGTTCCGGGTAACCGGCCCGGCCGTCCTGGCCCAGCACCCCCAGCAGGGCCAGCTCCGCCTCGTCCAGGGCGTACCGCTCCCGCGGCCGGGGCTCCCCGACGGGCCGCGCGAGGGCGGCCACCTGGTCCGGGCCGAGCACGTCCAGGCCGAACCAGGCCTCCGGCCCGCCCATGAACGTACGCAGGATGGTGTGGGCGCTGATCCCGGTCACCCGCCGGGTGCTCGGCAGCTTGTCCAGCAGCAGCACGTCCCGCTCGCGGCGGCTCCGCGCCTTGGTCATGCAGTGGATCTCGGTCCCGCCCGAGGCGAGCTGCACCCACGCGATGTCCGGGCGCCGCGCCAGCGCCCCGGCCACCGCGAGCGCCGCGTCCGGTGCGCACTGCACGCGCAGCCAGGACTCCAGCAGCCCCACCCGCGGGCCCAGCGGCAGCCCGACCACGCGCAGCAGCCCGGTGGTGCGCATCCGGCGGTAGCGGCGGACCACCGTCTGGTCCGAGACGTCCAGCACCTCGGCGAGCCGGCTGAAGGGGGCCCGGCCGTCGATCATCAGCGCTTGGACGAGCGACTGGTCGAGCCGGTCCAGCTCCGTGGGTTTCATGTTTTCCATCATCACAGAGCGGTGGGTGAGTGAAATCCGGCGGAACGGGTGCGCTGGATGGGGGATCCGGAGACCGGCTGGAACCTTGAGGGCACCGCAAGCACCGCAAGCACCGGAACCCCAGAACTGCCCAAGGAGAATCCCCATGCGTAAATGGCTGCCGTTGACCGCGGTCTGCCTCGGCGCGTTCATGCTGCTGGTCGACGTCACGATCGTGACCGTCGCCCTCCCCGACATGGCCACCGACATGCACAGCGGGTTCGCCGGGCTCCAGTGGGTGATGGACATCTACGCCCTGGCACTGGCCGCACTGCTCCTCGGCGCGGGCTCGCTCGCCGACCGGATCGGCCGCCGCCGGGTCTACCTCGGCGGCCTCGCCGTCTTCGCCGCCGCCTCGCTCGCCTGCGGGTTCGCCGACGGCCCCGGCACCCTGATCGCCTTCCGCGCCGTCCAGGGCATCGGCGGCGCCGCGATGTTCGCCACCACGATGGCCCTGCTCAGCGCCGCCTACCAGGGCCGCGACCGCGGGATCGCCTTCGGCGTGTGGGGCGCGGTCAACGGCGCCGCCGCCGCGGCCGGACCGATCATCGGCGGGCTGCTCACCGAACACTTCGGCTGGCGCTGGATCTTCTACATCAACCTGCCGGTCTGCGCCCTCGCCGTCCTCGTCACCCTCAAGGCCGTCGCCGAGTCCCGCAACCCGCACGCCAAGGGCATGGACCTGCCCGGCATGGCCACCTTCACCGTCGGCGCCGCCGCCGTCACCTACGCCCTGATCCGGGTCGGCGAGAACGGCTGGATGTCGGCCACCACCCTCGGCCTCTTCGCGCTCGCCGTCCTCTCCTTCGCCGCCTTCGTCGTGGCCGAACGGCGCGCCGCCCACCCGATGCTGGACCTCTCGCTCTTCCGCAGCCCCGCCTTCGTCGCGGTCATGGCCGCCGGACTGCTGCTCTCCGGCGCCGCCTTCTCCTACCTGATGTACACCTCCCTGTGGCTCCAGTCCGCCGAGGGCATGAGCCCCGTCGGCGCCGGTCTGGTGCTGGTGCCGCTCAGCCTGGCCGCGTTCCTGGTCGCCGCGGTGGCCGGGCGGCTGCTGCACGGGATGTCCCCCCGGCTCACCATCGGCGGCGGGCTGCTGCTGATCGGCGCGGGGGCGCTGCTCCAGGCCCTGATGCTGGACGCCGGTGACGGCTGGTCCGCGCTGGTCCCGGGGCTCGCGGTGACCGGCGTCGGCGTGGGCATGGCGACCCCGGCCCTGGCCGCGGCCGCGATGGGCGCGGTGGCCCCGGCCCGGGCGGGCATGGCGGGCGGCGCGCTGAACACCGCGCGCCAGCTGGGCACGGCCCTGGGCATCGCGGTGCTGGGTGCGGTCTTCCACTCCGGCCTGGTCTCCGGGCTCGGCGGCGCGGAGGGTGCGCGCGGCACGGCCGACGCGCTGGCCTCGGGCGGTGCCGGGCGACTGCTCGGCGCGGCTCCGGCGGGCGCGGCGCGCGAGGCGCTGGACCACCTGGTGGACGAGGCCTTCACGAGCGGGCTGCGGGAGACCTTCCTGGTGTCGGGCGGGATGGGCCTGGCGGGCGCGGTGCTGGTCTTCGTGCTCGTACGGAACTCCGCGCGGACCCCGGCTCCGGCCGGTGCCCCGGTGGCCGCCGCGGGGACGGTGGGTGCCCCGGCGGCGGGGGAGCGTACGCCCGTACGACGCTGAGCGGGCGCGGCGGCGCGGCGGCGCGTCCGGGCCAACCGTCCGGCCCTGTCGGGTGAACCTTCGAACGCGCTGCGCATGGCGAATCGTTTCGGCAGCCCTCTCCGCTCCTACGCTGCCCCCGCGGATGCCCACCGGACCCGGCATCCGAGCACCCCGAGAAACGGACTCCCCATGCGTCTTCGCACCACCGCCGCAGCCGCGTTCGTCGGCGCGCTGGCCCTCGTCCTCCCGGCCGCAGGCCAGTCATTCGCCAACGACGACGACGGGCACCACCACTCGCTCGGTGAGCTGCGCTACCGGATCGACGGCGACGGCTGGGAGGAGATCCGTCCGCCGGAGAACGACACCTGCTACCGGCTGACCGGCACCGACTGGGACGATGCCGCCACCCGGGTCGAGAACAACACGCGGTCGCTGGCGCTGCTGTTCACGGACCGGGACTGCGGCGGACGGGCGGTGCGGACCCTCGATCCGGGGGACGAGGTGGGCGGTGTGCGGGTCCGCTCGGTCTTCTTCAAGCCGTCCGACGACGATGACGACCACGGTCACCACGGGCGCCGCGACGACGATGACGGCCGCCACCACCAGCGCCGTGACGGTGACCGCGACGGCCGCCACGAGCAGGGCGGGCGGGACGAGCTGAGCCGCATGGACGACGACGGCCCGGAGCAGGCGGCCCCGGACCAGGCCCCGGACCAGGCCCAGGCGCCGGACCAGAACCAGGCCCCCGACCAGGCCCAGCGCCCGGACCAGGCCCAGCGCCCCGACCAGGCCCAGCGCCCGGAGCAGCGTCCGGACCAGAACCAGGCTCCCGCGGAGGAGCAGGAGCCGCAGGGCCCGCAGGGTCCGAACGAGGAGCAGGCCCCCGGCCAGGAGGACGAGCAGCAGGGTCCGCAGGCTCCGGGCCAGGAAGAGGAGCAGCAGGGTCCGCAGGCTCCCGGCCAGGAGGAAGAGGGTCAGGCCCCGCAGGGCCACCGCGCCGACCGGGTGGGGGCGCCCAAGGGTGACGAGTCCGAGGACTCGCTCATCCACGACGACGGCCTCGGCTTCTTCGAGCACGACTTCCTGGGCCACATCATCGGCTGATCCGGCCCCCCTCCCGCGAAGGGCCCGGTACCCGTGGCGGCCGCCACGGGTACCGGGCCCTTCGGGTTCCGGGCGGATCAGGCGGCCGGACCGGGCCGCACCCCGGCGGCCAGCCAGGACACCACGTCCGCCGCCGTGTAGGGGGAGGCGTCCGGGGACAGCTCCGGCAGGAACGAGAGGTCCTTGCCGATGGTGACCAGCGGGGGTTCGACCCGGCCGCCCGGGCGGCGCTGGGCCAGGCCGATCGTGGCCAGCAGCCCGTTGCACAGGCACTGCCTGCCCTCGGTGGCCGCCGCGTCGCCGCCCTTGCGGACGTACGCCGCCACCGGCTCGGCGGCGCACCGGTAGGCCAGGCCGCGCGGGCCGCGCACCGGCGTCCGCAGGAAGCCCAGGTCGCAGACCCGGCGCCGGGCGGCCGCCACCTCCGGGTCGGAGACCGTGCCCGCCAGCTCCGCCACCTTGAAGGGGAAGGCGGTCGGCGAGGCGGCCGGGTCGTTGCGCACCACCAGGGTTCCGGCGCGGGCCCGCTCCAGCAGTTCCTCGCGCAGGTGGCGGGCCATGCCGGACTCCTCGCACAGGGCGAAGGCGCTGCCGATCTGCACCCCGGCGGCGCCCTGGGCCCGCGCGGCGGCGAGCGCCTCCGGCGAGGCCTGGCCGCCCGCGAGCCAGAACGGCAGCCCGAGCGCGGCCATTTTGGCGAGATCGGGGTGGTCGCGCGGGCCGTAGACCGGTTCGCCCGCCCCGTCCAGGGTCATCGGACCGCGCGGCGGGGCGCTGTGGCCGCCGGCCGAACTGGTCTCGATGACGAAGCCGTCGGGCCGGGTGGCCGCGTCGCGGGCGAGGTAGGCAGCCAGCACCGGCAGCGACACGATCGCCAGGACTTTCGGGCGGCGCAGCGGGCCCGGCAGGTGTCCGGCGAGTGCCGCGTCAGGCAACGTTTGCCCCTCAAGGAGCGGCGTCCGGTGCGTGCTCTCGGCGTGCCGGCCGGAAGCGCTCGTACTGGACGTACTTGGGCTTTCGGCCGGTGCGGCGAGAGTGCGTGCCGGGCGTCGCGACGGGGCGAACGTTGCCTGACGCGGCGCTAGCAGGGCCCGCGGGTCGAAGAGGTGGTCCAGGGGTTCCTCGTCGCCCTCGACCCGGATCCGGGAGACGACGGGCTCGTAGCGGGCGAGGCGGGTCGCGAGCGCGGGGATGTGGCCGGGGACCCCGGCGCCGACGCAGACGTAGTCGGCGCCCGCCAGGATCGCGCCGAACATCGCGGGCGCGGTCGCCAGCTGGATCTTCTCCAGGTAGTTGATGCCGACGGTGCCCTCGTGACCCTCCTTGGCGAGCCACACCTCGACGAAGTTGCCGAGCACGGTGAGGACTTCGGCCTGGCCGCCGCCCGTGGCGCGCAGCCGCGGGGTGGTGCGCATCGGGGCGGTGTCCCCCGCGGCGCCGTCCTCGCGGAAGTAGCAGTCGAGCGCGGCCCGGGCCAGTTCGGGCAGCGGGAAGGCGGCGAGCGCGCGGCGCGCGTGGCCGCCGGGGTCGCCGGTCTGCAGGACGCGCGCGAGCACCACGTCGAGGGCGGTGCCGGACACGACGCCCAGCTGGCCGGTGCGGGCCACCGCGCGGGCCAGGCGCCAGCCGGAGACCCCGACGCCCATGCCGCCCTGGATCAGCCACGGGTAGGTGTCGGCCCCCGCGTTCGTGGGGGTGTCGGCGAGGGGCTGCTGTGCTGTCGCGGGCATGTGTGTGCGTCCGTCCGTCCCGGTGCGGGGGTACCGAACCTACGGAACCGTAGGTTCGCTCCCGTTCAGTGTGAACCGGCCGGGGACGCCTGTCCGGCGCCGAAGGTCCCGCACCTGCGGGGAGCAGGTCCCGTACGAGTGCGGCCGTACGGCCATGGCGGCGGACGTGGACGTGGACATGGGACAGGGCCGCCCGGGAGGGTTTCCTCCCGGGCGGCCCCGTGTTTCATGTCAGCCGGTGCTCATCTGCCCCCGTGGGGATCAGAAGGTGAGCTTCCAGCTGTTGATGTAGCCGGTGTCGAGCGACGCCATGTCGGCGACGCGGAGCTTCCAGACGCCGTTGGCGACCTCGGAGGAGGCGTTCACGGTGAAGGACTGGACGATGTTGTCCGCGCTGCCGCCGGTGCGGTTGCGCAGGTTGTACACGCTGCCGTCGGGGGCGACGAGGTCGACCTTGAGGTCACCGACGTAGGTGTGGACGATGTTCACGTCGACCTTGAGGGTGCTCGGGGCGTTGCCCGAACGCGACACGGTGATCGGCGACTCGACCGTCGAGTTGTCGTTGATCGTGTAGTCGTTCGTGTTCTCGAAGACGTTCTGCTGGGTGGTGCCGACGGTCCAGGTGAAGGACGTCGTACCCGTCTTCGCGGCGGAGTCGGTCACCGTGACGGTCACGTTGGACGTGCCCGCGGTGGTCGGCGTACCCGAGATCAGACCGGTCGAGGCGCTGATCGACAGGCCGGCCGGGAGGCCGGTCGCCGCGTAGCTCAGCGCGCCCGCGTTGGTGCTGGTGGCCTGGACCTGCAGGTTCACCGCGGTGTTGATCTGGGTGTTCTGGTTGGCGATCGGGGTGACCGAGACACCGCTGGGGGCGGGACGCGATCCGACGGCGATGCCGGCCCAGGCGTTGGCCACGTTGTTGTAGGTGACCGAGTTGGCGCCGTACAGGTCGGCCGCCGCCTGCAGGGTCGCCGTACGGGCGGCCGCGTAGTTGGTGTTCGACTTGAAGTAGCCGACCGTCAGGGCGCGGAACCAGATCTTCGCGGCGGCGTCGCGGCCTATCGCGGTGACCGGGAGGCCGTCCGAGGTGGGGGAGTCGTAGCTGACCCCGTTGATGACCTTGGCGCCGGAGCCCTCGGACATCAGGTAGAAGACGTGGTTGGCCGGGCCCGACGAGTAGTGCACGTCGAGGTTGCCGAGGCCGGAGTACCACGAGTCCTTGGACCCGCCGTCCTTGCTCGGCTTGTCCATGTAGCGCAGCGGGGTGCCGTCGCCGTTGATGTCGATCTTCTCGCCGACGAGGTAGTCGCCCACGTCGTTGGCGTTGTTGGCGTTGAACTCGACGGCCGACGACATGATGTCGGAGGTCGCCTCGTTCAGACCGCCGGGCTCACCGCTGTAGGTCATGTTGCCGGTGACCGAGGTGAGGCCGTGGGTCATCTCGTGCGCGGCCACGTCGA
This is a stretch of genomic DNA from Streptomyces sp. NBC_00536. It encodes these proteins:
- a CDS encoding alpha-1,4-glucan--maltose-1-phosphate maltosyltransferase, whose product is MIGRIPVLDVRPAVDCGARPAKAVVDEVFEVSATVFREGHDAVAAHVVLRDPSGRPRPPVPLCELAPGTDRWGARVSADTEGRWTYVVEAWSDPVATWRAYASVKVPAGTDAELVLLEGAELYERVAAKIPKRDGREAVLAAADAMRDEDRPAVVRLAAALAPAVDAALARKPFRELVSAAKPLAVLVERKRALFGAWYELFPRSEGAVLEPGEAPVSGTFATAAERLAAVAAMGFDVVYLPPIHPIGSTYRKGPNNTLSAGSWDPGVPWAIGSTEGGHDAVHPELGTIEDFDRFVTRARELRLEIALDFALQCSPDHPWVEKHPEWFRHRADGTVAYAENPPKKYQDIYPVHFDTDMGGIVEETLRILRYWMDHGVRIFRVDNPHTKPVVFWEKVIADINKSDPDVIFLAEAFTRPAMMRTLAAIGFQQSYTYFTWRNTKRELTEYVTELSGDSASCMRPNFFVNTPDILHEYLQTGGRPAFEIRAVLAATLSPTWGVYAGYELCENTPVKEGSEEYLDSEKYELRPRDWAAAEREGRTIAPLITSLNRLRRRNPALQQLRDIHFHPTDNEQVIAYSKHSGAHCVLVVVNLDPHHTQEATVSLDMPVLGLDWHGSLAVRDELTGETYHWGRANYVRLEPGRTPAHVLSALRPSPLTGGSPTS
- the glgP gene encoding alpha-glucan family phosphorylase, coding for MKAIRRFTVRPVLPEPLLPLAGLARNLRWSWHGDTRELFQSVDPEGWLAAGGDPVRLLGDVPVARLEELARDRRFLRRLHAAAADLDDYVHGDRWYQGQENSAELPAAIAYFSPEFGITAALPQYSGGLGILAGDHLKAASDLGVPLIGVGLLYRHGYFRQSLSRDGWQQEHYPVLDPNELPVALLRGPDDTPARVTLALPGGRSLHAHIWQVRVGRVPLLLLDSDVEDNDAAAREVTDRLYGGGSEHRLLQEMLLGIGGVRAVRTYCALTGHPDPEVFHTNEGHAGFLGLERIRELAGEGLAFDAAVEAVRAGTVFTTHTPVPAGIDRFERGLVARHFADGGELTGVPVDRILELGAETYPGGEPGVFNMAVMGLRLAQRANGVSTLHGAVSRGMFAGLWPGFDPADVPIVSVTNGVHAPTWVAPEVVKLGARQIGAGRTEDALSVGGSQRWDAVADIADQDVWDLRRVLREQLVQEVRDRLRASWRQRGAGDAELGWVDSVLDPDVLTIGFARRVPSYKRLTLMLRDPDRLRRLLLDPDRPVQIVVAGKAHPADDGGKRLVQELVRFADDPRVRHRIVFLPDYGMAMAQKLYPGCDVWLNNPLRPLEACGTSGMKAALNGCLNLSVLDGWWDEWFEPDFGWAIPTADGYGTDEERRDDVEANALYDLIENRVAPRFYDRGGRGALPVRWIEMVRRTLVSLGPKVLAGRMVREYVERLYAPAALAHRALTPDAARELAAWKGRVRAAWPRVAALHVEALAAGPAGPVGAAAELGSTLTLRVQVALDVLGPDEVEVQAVAGRVDAQDVIAGARTFPLKPAAGPDLEGRWLYEGPLALDRTGPFGYTVRILPAHPLLATPAELGLVAAPVDPPAGPSAGAGVVLR
- a CDS encoding Lrp/AsnC family transcriptional regulator — translated: MKPTELDRLDQSLVQALMIDGRAPFSRLAEVLDVSDQTVVRRYRRMRTTGLLRVVGLPLGPRVGLLESWLRVQCAPDAALAVAGALARRPDIAWVQLASGGTEIHCMTKARSRRERDVLLLDKLPSTRRVTGISAHTILRTFMGGPEAWFGLDVLGPDQVAALARPVGEPRPRERYALDEAELALLGVLGQDGRAGYPELARASGLSESTARRRLDRLRELGAVYFDVETVPGVLGYEAEATLMITAAPARLAEVGAALATHPEVPFAAAVTGSANLLAVVVCRDTDALYTYLTERIGAVEGVQQVEVIPTLRNIKRAGMLVEGGRLVDPPPAP
- a CDS encoding MFS transporter, with product MRKWLPLTAVCLGAFMLLVDVTIVTVALPDMATDMHSGFAGLQWVMDIYALALAALLLGAGSLADRIGRRRVYLGGLAVFAAASLACGFADGPGTLIAFRAVQGIGGAAMFATTMALLSAAYQGRDRGIAFGVWGAVNGAAAAAGPIIGGLLTEHFGWRWIFYINLPVCALAVLVTLKAVAESRNPHAKGMDLPGMATFTVGAAAVTYALIRVGENGWMSATTLGLFALAVLSFAAFVVAERRAAHPMLDLSLFRSPAFVAVMAAGLLLSGAAFSYLMYTSLWLQSAEGMSPVGAGLVLVPLSLAAFLVAAVAGRLLHGMSPRLTIGGGLLLIGAGALLQALMLDAGDGWSALVPGLAVTGVGVGMATPALAAAAMGAVAPARAGMAGGALNTARQLGTALGIAVLGAVFHSGLVSGLGGAEGARGTADALASGGAGRLLGAAPAGAAREALDHLVDEAFTSGLRETFLVSGGMGLAGAVLVFVLVRNSARTPAPAGAPVAAAGTVGAPAAGERTPVRR
- a CDS encoding nitronate monooxygenase is translated as MPATAQQPLADTPTNAGADTYPWLIQGGMGVGVSGWRLARAVARTGQLGVVSGTALDVVLARVLQTGDPGGHARRALAAFPLPELARAALDCYFREDGAAGDTAPMRTTPRLRATGGGQAEVLTVLGNFVEVWLAKEGHEGTVGINYLEKIQLATAPAMFGAILAGADYVCVGAGVPGHIPALATRLARYEPVVSRIRVEGDEEPLDHLFDPRALLAPRQATFAPSRRPARTLAAPAESPSTSSTSASGRHAESTHRTPLLEGQTLPDAALAGHLPGPLRRPKVLAIVSLPVLAAYLARDAATRPDGFVIETSSAGGHSAPPRGPMTLDGAGEPVYGPRDHPDLAKMAALGLPFWLAGGQASPEALAAARAQGAAGVQIGSAFALCEESGMARHLREELLERARAGTLVVRNDPAASPTAFPFKVAELAGTVSDPEVAAARRRVCDLGFLRTPVRGPRGLAYRCAAEPVAAYVRKGGDAAATEGRQCLCNGLLATIGLAQRRPGGRVEPPLVTIGKDLSFLPELSPDASPYTAADVVSWLAAGVRPGPAA